Proteins encoded in a region of the Thioalbus denitrificans genome:
- the aroA gene encoding 3-phosphoshikimate 1-carboxyvinyltransferase: MTNIPATIRVQPGGALTGRVRVPGDKSISHRAIMLGALAEGITTVTGFLEGEDCLATIAAFRAMGVEIEGPREGLVRIHGVGVHGLMPPREPLDLGNSGTSMRLLCGLLAGQPFDSVLTGDASLRKRPMGRVAEPLRLMGATVETAEGGRPPLAIRGTRMLHGIDYRLPVASAQVKSALLLAGLYAHGYTCVTEPAPTRDHTERMLGGLGYSVERAGPQVCLHGGGHLVAADIEVPADISSAAFFLVGASIAPGSNLLLEHVGMNPTRTGIIHILREMGADISLENEREVGGEPVVDIRVRSSRLHGIHIPPGQVPLAIDEFPALFVAAAAAEGRTVLTGAEELRVKESDRIQVMADGLQALGVAATPTPDGMIIEGGAMGGGEVDSHGDHRIAMAFAMAGLHAGGTITIRNCENVATSFPGFVRIAAAAGLAVTAEGGEGA; encoded by the coding sequence ATGACCAATATACCTGCCACGATCCGTGTTCAGCCGGGCGGCGCCCTGACCGGACGGGTCCGCGTCCCCGGCGACAAGTCCATCTCCCACCGGGCCATCATGCTGGGCGCCCTGGCCGAGGGGATCACCACCGTGACCGGATTCCTCGAGGGCGAGGACTGCCTGGCCACCATCGCCGCCTTCCGCGCCATGGGCGTGGAGATCGAGGGGCCCCGGGAGGGGCTGGTGCGCATCCACGGGGTGGGCGTGCACGGCCTCATGCCCCCGCGCGAGCCGCTCGATCTGGGCAATTCAGGCACTTCCATGCGCCTGCTCTGCGGCCTGCTGGCCGGCCAGCCCTTCGACTCCGTCCTGACCGGCGACGCCTCGCTGCGCAAGCGGCCGATGGGTCGGGTGGCCGAGCCGCTGCGGCTGATGGGCGCCACGGTGGAGACCGCCGAGGGCGGCCGCCCGCCGCTGGCCATCCGCGGAACGCGCATGCTCCACGGCATCGACTACCGGCTCCCGGTGGCGAGCGCCCAGGTGAAATCGGCGCTGCTGCTGGCGGGCCTCTACGCCCACGGCTATACCTGCGTCACCGAGCCGGCCCCGACCCGCGATCATACCGAGCGCATGCTCGGCGGGCTGGGCTACAGCGTCGAGCGCGCCGGTCCGCAGGTCTGTCTCCATGGCGGCGGCCACCTGGTGGCGGCCGACATCGAGGTCCCGGCCGACATCTCCTCGGCGGCCTTCTTCCTGGTGGGCGCGAGCATCGCGCCCGGTTCCAACCTGCTGCTCGAGCACGTGGGCATGAACCCGACCCGTACCGGCATCATCCATATCCTGCGGGAGATGGGCGCCGACATCAGCCTCGAGAACGAGCGCGAGGTGGGCGGCGAGCCGGTGGTGGACATCCGCGTCCGCTCCTCGCGCCTGCACGGCATCCATATCCCGCCCGGCCAGGTGCCGCTCGCCATCGACGAGTTCCCGGCGCTGTTCGTGGCCGCCGCCGCCGCCGAGGGGCGGACCGTGCTCACCGGCGCCGAGGAGCTCCGGGTCAAGGAGAGCGACCGCATCCAGGTGATGGCCGACGGCCTGCAGGCGCTCGGCGTCGCCGCCACGCCCACCCCCGACGGAATGATCATCGAGGGCGGTGCCATGGGCGGCGGCGAGGTGGACAGCCACGGCGATCACCGCATCGCCATGGCCTTCGCCATGGCCGGGCTGCATGCCGGCGGGACCATCACCATACGCAACTGCGAGAACGTGGCCACCTCCTTTCCCGGGTTCGTCCGCATCGCCGCCGCCGCGGGGCTGGCGGTCACGGCCGAGGGGGGCGAGGGCGCATGA